Proteins encoded together in one Coffea arabica cultivar ET-39 chromosome 2c, Coffea Arabica ET-39 HiFi, whole genome shotgun sequence window:
- the LOC140035153 gene encoding aspartate--tRNA ligase, chloroplastic/mitochondrial-like isoform X1 gives MAAQLLRALPSIAFRYKHFSLKPPPLPLLFLNSHSPSFKPTQPPKRCISTPSVSASSPSPSSTETPLVAASPKVSRSIPSLEWVSRTAFCGELSEADVNKRVRLCGWVALHRVHGGLTFVNLRDHTGVVQITTLPNEFPDAHSTVNDLRVEYVVAVEGVVRPRPIESVNKKMRTGAVEVAAERVHVLNTVRSKLPFLVTTADDAKESVKEEIRLRYRCLDLRRPQMTSNIILRHQVVKLIRRYLEDVHDFVEIETPILSRSTPEGARDYLVPSRIQPGTFYALPQSPQLFKQMLMVSGFDKYYQIARCFRDEDLRADRQPEFTQLDMEMAFTPLEDMLRLNEDLIRKVFLEIKGVQLPDPFPRLTYAEAMSQYGSDRPDTRFDLGLKDVSEIFSDSSFKAFADTLKSGGIVKALCVPSGGKTYSNTALKKGDIYNEAIKSGAKGLPFLKVLEDGAIEGISPLVSCLDHTKKDKLLKHLSAGSGDLILFAVGQPASVNKTLDRLRLYVAHDLGLIDPIFKPAENFRSHQNHKERWSCCSIQSSSD, from the exons ATGGCCGCACAACTCCTCCGCGCTCTGCCCAGTATAGCCTTCCGCTATAAACACTTCTCACTCAAACCACCTCCATTGCCTCTTCTATTCCTAAACTCGCACAGCCCCAGCTTCAAACCCACGCAACCTCCTAAACGCTGCATTTCAACTCCTTCTGTTTCTGCTTCGTCTCCTTCTCCTTCTTCAACTGAAACACCACTTGTTGCCGCTTCCCCTAAAGTATCTCGCTCCATCCCTTCTCTTGAATGGGTGAGCCGGACCGCTTTCTGCGGTGAATTGTCAGAAGCTGATGTGAATAAACGGGTCAGGCTCTGCGGCTGGGTTGCCCTTCATCGTGTTCATGGTGGCCTCACTTTCGTTAATCTCCGTGACCATACCGGTGTTGTACAG ATTACGACCCTTCCCAACGAATTTCCTGATGCTCATTCAACAGTGAATGACTTAAGAGTTGAGTATGTGGTGGCCGTAGAAGGTGTTGTTCGGCCTCGCCCAATTGAGTCTGTCAACAAGAAGATGAGGACTGGTGCAGTAGAG GTGGCTGCTGAGCGTGTCCATGTTCTgaatactgtgagatctaagCTGCCTTTCTTAGTTACTACTGCAGATGATGCCAAAGAATCTGTAAAGGAGGAAATTCGCTTGAG ATATCGATGCCTTGATTTGCGCCGGCCACAAATGACTTCCAACATTATATTGCGGCATCAAGTGGTAAAACTCATCCGAAGGTACCTTGAGGATGTACATGATTTTGTGGAG ATTGAGACTCCAATTCTATCTAGATCTACCCCAGAAGGTGCTCGGGATTATCTTGTCCCTTCAAGAATTCAG CCAGGAACATTTTATGCCTTGCCCCAAAGTCCGCAGCTGTTCAAACAAATGTTGATGGTCTCTGGTTTTGATAAATACTATCAAATTGCAAG GTGTTTCAGGGATGAAGATCTAAGGGCAGATAGACAACCTGAATTTACGCAACTAGATATGGAGATGGCTTTCACTCCCTTAGAGGACATGCTCAGACTTAATGAAGATTTGATTAGGAag GTTTTCCTTGAGATCAAAGGTGTCCAGCTACCTGACCCTTTCCCAAGGCTCACTTATGCTGAAGCCATGAGCCAATACGGTTCAGATAGGCCAGATACTCGTTTTGATCTTGGATTGAAAGAT GTATCTGAGATATTTTCAGATTCCTCCTTCAAGGCATTTGCAGATACCTTGAAGAGTGGGGGAATTGTTAAAGCCTTGTGTGTCCCTTCAGGAGGAAAGACATACTCAAATACTGCTTTGAAGAAAGGTGATATTTACAATGAAGCTATTAAATCTGGAGCAAAGGGTTTGCCTTTCTTAAAGGTGTTAGAAGATG GGGCAATTGAAGGGATTTCCCCACTGGTATCATGCTTGGACCACACAAAGAAAGACAAGTTACTCAAACACTTATCTGCGGGATCAGGTGATCTCATCTTGTTTGCAGTGGGTCAGCCTGCATCAGTAAATAAAACTTTAGATAGGCTGAGGTTGTATGTAGCCCATGATTTGGGCTTGATTGATCCT ATCTTCAAACCTGCAGAGAATTTCCGAAGTCATCAGAACCATAAGGAACGATGGAGTTGTTGCAGTATTCAGTCGTCGTCTGATTGA
- the LOC140035153 gene encoding aspartate--tRNA ligase, chloroplastic/mitochondrial-like isoform X2, which translates to MAAQLLRALPSIAFRYKHFSLKPPPLPLLFLNSHSPSFKPTQPPKRCISTPSVSASSPSPSSTETPLVAASPKVSRSIPSLEWVSRTAFCGELSEADVNKRVRLCGWVALHRVHGGLTFVNLRDHTGVVQITTLPNEFPDAHSTVNDLRVEYVVAVEGVVRPRPIESVNKKMRTGAVEVAAERVHVLNTVRSKLPFLVTTADDAKESVKEEIRLRYRCLDLRRPQMTSNIILRHQVVKLIRRYLEDVHDFVEIETPILSRSTPEGARDYLVPSRIQPGTFYALPQSPQLFKQMLMVSGFDKYYQIARCFRDEDLRADRQPEFTQLDMEMAFTPLEDMLRLNEDLIRKVFLEIKGVQLPDPFPRLTYAEAMSQYGSDRPDTRFDLGLKDVSEIFSDSSFKAFADTLKSGGIVKALCVPSGGKTYSNTALKKGDIYNEAIKSGAKGLPFLKVLEDGAIEGISPLVSCLDHTKKDKLLKHLSAGSGDLILFAVGQPASVNKTLDRLRLYVAHDLGLIDPRISEVIRTIRNDGVVAVFSRRLIE; encoded by the exons ATGGCCGCACAACTCCTCCGCGCTCTGCCCAGTATAGCCTTCCGCTATAAACACTTCTCACTCAAACCACCTCCATTGCCTCTTCTATTCCTAAACTCGCACAGCCCCAGCTTCAAACCCACGCAACCTCCTAAACGCTGCATTTCAACTCCTTCTGTTTCTGCTTCGTCTCCTTCTCCTTCTTCAACTGAAACACCACTTGTTGCCGCTTCCCCTAAAGTATCTCGCTCCATCCCTTCTCTTGAATGGGTGAGCCGGACCGCTTTCTGCGGTGAATTGTCAGAAGCTGATGTGAATAAACGGGTCAGGCTCTGCGGCTGGGTTGCCCTTCATCGTGTTCATGGTGGCCTCACTTTCGTTAATCTCCGTGACCATACCGGTGTTGTACAG ATTACGACCCTTCCCAACGAATTTCCTGATGCTCATTCAACAGTGAATGACTTAAGAGTTGAGTATGTGGTGGCCGTAGAAGGTGTTGTTCGGCCTCGCCCAATTGAGTCTGTCAACAAGAAGATGAGGACTGGTGCAGTAGAG GTGGCTGCTGAGCGTGTCCATGTTCTgaatactgtgagatctaagCTGCCTTTCTTAGTTACTACTGCAGATGATGCCAAAGAATCTGTAAAGGAGGAAATTCGCTTGAG ATATCGATGCCTTGATTTGCGCCGGCCACAAATGACTTCCAACATTATATTGCGGCATCAAGTGGTAAAACTCATCCGAAGGTACCTTGAGGATGTACATGATTTTGTGGAG ATTGAGACTCCAATTCTATCTAGATCTACCCCAGAAGGTGCTCGGGATTATCTTGTCCCTTCAAGAATTCAG CCAGGAACATTTTATGCCTTGCCCCAAAGTCCGCAGCTGTTCAAACAAATGTTGATGGTCTCTGGTTTTGATAAATACTATCAAATTGCAAG GTGTTTCAGGGATGAAGATCTAAGGGCAGATAGACAACCTGAATTTACGCAACTAGATATGGAGATGGCTTTCACTCCCTTAGAGGACATGCTCAGACTTAATGAAGATTTGATTAGGAag GTTTTCCTTGAGATCAAAGGTGTCCAGCTACCTGACCCTTTCCCAAGGCTCACTTATGCTGAAGCCATGAGCCAATACGGTTCAGATAGGCCAGATACTCGTTTTGATCTTGGATTGAAAGAT GTATCTGAGATATTTTCAGATTCCTCCTTCAAGGCATTTGCAGATACCTTGAAGAGTGGGGGAATTGTTAAAGCCTTGTGTGTCCCTTCAGGAGGAAAGACATACTCAAATACTGCTTTGAAGAAAGGTGATATTTACAATGAAGCTATTAAATCTGGAGCAAAGGGTTTGCCTTTCTTAAAGGTGTTAGAAGATG GGGCAATTGAAGGGATTTCCCCACTGGTATCATGCTTGGACCACACAAAGAAAGACAAGTTACTCAAACACTTATCTGCGGGATCAGGTGATCTCATCTTGTTTGCAGTGGGTCAGCCTGCATCAGTAAATAAAACTTTAGATAGGCTGAGGTTGTATGTAGCCCATGATTTGGGCTTGATTGATCCT AGAATTTCCGAAGTCATCAGAACCATAAGGAACGATGGAGTTGTTGCAGTATTCAGTCGTCGTCTGATTGAATAA
- the LOC113722173 gene encoding agamous-like MADS-box protein AGL62 produces the protein MARKSKGRQKIEMTRMSKESNLLVTFSKRRSGLFKKAYELHTLCGAEIAIIVFSPGKKVFSYGHPCLYSIIDRFVTGKAGPSSSSSQIVEAHRAASIRELNMQLTEMLNQLDAERKRGEELIKLRTASQGRCWWEAPVNDLGLQELKQLKAAMEELKKNVANQAEKLMVEASNATAFLGSSSSKGGGHVGPINIDAKVPPPGLGLSMTPHGFALGYGRGFF, from the coding sequence ATGGCAAGAAAGAGCAAGGGTAGGCAAAAGATTGAAATGACAAGAATGTCAAAAGAAAGCAACTTACTTGTTACTTTCTCAAAGCGCCGCTCTGGCCTTTTCAAGAAGGCTTATGAACTCCACACACTTTGTGGTGCTGAAATTGCAATAATCGTTTTCTCCCCAGGGAAAAAGGTTTTCTCCTATGGCCATCCTTGCCTTTACTCCATCATCGATCGTTTCGTAACCGGAAAAGCTGGCCCGAGTTCGAGCAGTTCGCAAATTGTTGAGGCACACAGGGCAGCGAGCATTCGCGAACTCAACATGCAATTGACTGAAATGCTTAATCAGTTAGACGCTGAGAGAAAGCGTGGTGAGGAGCTGATCAAACTGAGGACAGCGAGTCAAGGAAGATGCTGGTGGGAGGCTCCGGTTAATGATCTTGGACTTCAAGAACTGAAGCAACTAAAGGCGGCCATGGAGGAGCTGAAGAAGAATGTGGCCAATCAGGCAGAGAAGTTGATGGTGGAGGCTTCCAACGCGACTGCGTTTCTTGGGTCATCGAGTTCCAAGGGAGGAGGCCATGTTGGTCCAATTAACATTGACGCTAAGGTTCCTCCTCCTGGTCTGGGACTTTCTATGACTCCTCATGGGTTTGCACTTGGATATGGTCGTGGATTTTTCTAA
- the LOC140035153 gene encoding aspartate--tRNA ligase, chloroplastic/mitochondrial-like isoform X3, translating to MAAQLLRALPSIAFRYKHFSLKPPPLPLLFLNSHSPSFKPTQPPKRCISTPSVSASSPSPSSTETPLVAASPKVSRSIPSLEWVSRTAFCGELSEADVNKRVRLCGWVALHRVHGGLTFVNLRDHTGVVQITTLPNEFPDAHSTVNDLRVEYVVAVEGVVRPRPIESVNKKMRTGAVEVAAERVHVLNTVRSKLPFLVTTADDAKESVKEEIRLRYRCLDLRRPQMTSNIILRHQVVKLIRRYLEDVHDFVEIETPILSRSTPEGARDYLVPSRIQPGTFYALPQSPQLFKQMLMVSGFDKYYQIARCFRDEDLRADRQPEFTQLDMEMAFTPLEDMLRLNEDLIRKVFLEIKGVQLPDPFPRLTYAEAMSQYGSDRPDTRFDLGLKDVSEIFSDSSFKAFADTLKSGGIVKALCVPSGGKTYSNTALKKGDIYNEAIKSGAKGLPFLKVLEDGAIEGISPLVSCLDHTKKDKLLKHLSAGSGDLILFAVGQPASVNKTLDRLRLYVAHDLGLIDPSRPSILYNI from the exons ATGGCCGCACAACTCCTCCGCGCTCTGCCCAGTATAGCCTTCCGCTATAAACACTTCTCACTCAAACCACCTCCATTGCCTCTTCTATTCCTAAACTCGCACAGCCCCAGCTTCAAACCCACGCAACCTCCTAAACGCTGCATTTCAACTCCTTCTGTTTCTGCTTCGTCTCCTTCTCCTTCTTCAACTGAAACACCACTTGTTGCCGCTTCCCCTAAAGTATCTCGCTCCATCCCTTCTCTTGAATGGGTGAGCCGGACCGCTTTCTGCGGTGAATTGTCAGAAGCTGATGTGAATAAACGGGTCAGGCTCTGCGGCTGGGTTGCCCTTCATCGTGTTCATGGTGGCCTCACTTTCGTTAATCTCCGTGACCATACCGGTGTTGTACAG ATTACGACCCTTCCCAACGAATTTCCTGATGCTCATTCAACAGTGAATGACTTAAGAGTTGAGTATGTGGTGGCCGTAGAAGGTGTTGTTCGGCCTCGCCCAATTGAGTCTGTCAACAAGAAGATGAGGACTGGTGCAGTAGAG GTGGCTGCTGAGCGTGTCCATGTTCTgaatactgtgagatctaagCTGCCTTTCTTAGTTACTACTGCAGATGATGCCAAAGAATCTGTAAAGGAGGAAATTCGCTTGAG ATATCGATGCCTTGATTTGCGCCGGCCACAAATGACTTCCAACATTATATTGCGGCATCAAGTGGTAAAACTCATCCGAAGGTACCTTGAGGATGTACATGATTTTGTGGAG ATTGAGACTCCAATTCTATCTAGATCTACCCCAGAAGGTGCTCGGGATTATCTTGTCCCTTCAAGAATTCAG CCAGGAACATTTTATGCCTTGCCCCAAAGTCCGCAGCTGTTCAAACAAATGTTGATGGTCTCTGGTTTTGATAAATACTATCAAATTGCAAG GTGTTTCAGGGATGAAGATCTAAGGGCAGATAGACAACCTGAATTTACGCAACTAGATATGGAGATGGCTTTCACTCCCTTAGAGGACATGCTCAGACTTAATGAAGATTTGATTAGGAag GTTTTCCTTGAGATCAAAGGTGTCCAGCTACCTGACCCTTTCCCAAGGCTCACTTATGCTGAAGCCATGAGCCAATACGGTTCAGATAGGCCAGATACTCGTTTTGATCTTGGATTGAAAGAT GTATCTGAGATATTTTCAGATTCCTCCTTCAAGGCATTTGCAGATACCTTGAAGAGTGGGGGAATTGTTAAAGCCTTGTGTGTCCCTTCAGGAGGAAAGACATACTCAAATACTGCTTTGAAGAAAGGTGATATTTACAATGAAGCTATTAAATCTGGAGCAAAGGGTTTGCCTTTCTTAAAGGTGTTAGAAGATG GGGCAATTGAAGGGATTTCCCCACTGGTATCATGCTTGGACCACACAAAGAAAGACAAGTTACTCAAACACTTATCTGCGGGATCAGGTGATCTCATCTTGTTTGCAGTGGGTCAGCCTGCATCAGTAAATAAAACTTTAGATAGGCTGAGGTTGTATGTAGCCCATGATTTGGGCTTGATTGATCCT TCCAGGCCCTCAATCTTATACAATATATAA